The segment AATAAGTATTACCACGCATCCACAAGTAAGAAAGCTCAACGCATATCCCCACATTAATATATGGTCTTTTATCATATATCCGTGTAGAGCCGTTGCAAATTGTATCATGTTAAATCCTAAAAACATTGGTAAAGATAAGCCTTTAACTTTTTTAGTCTTATATAGTAATAGAATTTGTGGTATAAAAAGTGAAGCATTTAAAAAAGCTCCGATCATAAACAAAATATCAGTGTATGATTTTAATACATCCATAACTTTAAATTTATTATTAAAACTTGTTCGTAATATACATACCATTATTTTATTAATTCAAAATAATGTATATTTAATATGTAGTTATAGCTATAATTTTTTAAGCTTAGTTGTAAAAATTAAATAAAAAAACTATACTAGCGCTTTAAATAAAAATTATAAAAAAGTTTTTAGGTTTAGTAAATAATTCATATGGTCAATCTATAAAATTTTTTTAGAAATATTTATTTTTTATAGTTTCTATATTGTCTAGTAGTTATAATTAAAATTCATTTCTAATTTGATTAGCTTCTGATGTGTTAATGTAATCGATTTCTAAAAATAGCACAAGGTAATAAAAAGAATTGCTAAAACAAGTTGGAAATTAATAATGGTTCTCATAAGATTAAAAAATTGCATGAGTTAATTATATAGAGAAAATTGCTTATATAAAAAATAAAAGCTACTTAGAGCTTTATTTTTTATAGTCTTGAAACTCAAGCTGAAACAAATTTAGTTAATATCATAGCACTATCTGTTATAAAAACTGCATCAAGTAAGCAATATTATTACTAATAGA is part of the Candidatus Trichorickettsia mobilis genome and harbors:
- a CDS encoding PQ-loop repeat-containing protein yields the protein MVCILRTSFNNKFKVMDVLKSYTDILFMIGAFLNASLFIPQILLLYKTKKVKGLSLPMFLGFNMIQFATALHGYMIKDHILMWGYALSFLTCGCVVILIISYRKN